Proteins encoded within one genomic window of Actinoplanes octamycinicus:
- a CDS encoding HAD-IA family hydrolase, translating into MIDVLARGVLFDLDGVLVDSSAAIREAWWEWAGGKGLDPAATFAAGHGRQTIDHIRAVAPHLACPEEERRIDELEESHASAVKGQPGAGALLAALDGTPWGIVTSCSAAAARTRLDRAGIPVPGILVHAGDVRRGKPHPDGYLRGAELLGIDPVDLVVVEDAPSGIEAAAAAGMRVVAVCTTHEPDRLSDADWRVADLTGVRAATGTGDPARLTIGLEVLDAAQR; encoded by the coding sequence ATGATCGACGTGCTGGCCCGCGGCGTGCTGTTCGACCTCGACGGTGTCCTGGTCGACAGCTCCGCGGCGATCCGGGAAGCGTGGTGGGAGTGGGCCGGCGGCAAGGGACTCGATCCCGCCGCCACGTTCGCCGCCGGCCACGGCCGCCAGACGATCGACCACATCCGGGCGGTGGCGCCGCACCTGGCGTGCCCCGAGGAGGAACGCCGCATCGACGAGCTGGAGGAGAGCCACGCCTCCGCCGTCAAGGGGCAACCCGGGGCCGGTGCGCTGCTGGCCGCGCTCGATGGGACGCCCTGGGGGATCGTGACGTCCTGCTCGGCGGCGGCGGCCCGGACCCGGCTCGACCGGGCCGGCATCCCGGTGCCGGGCATCCTGGTGCACGCCGGTGACGTACGCCGTGGCAAGCCACACCCGGACGGCTACCTGCGCGGCGCCGAGCTGCTCGGCATCGACCCGGTGGACCTCGTGGTCGTCGAGGACGCGCCGTCGGGCATCGAGGCCGCCGCCGCGGCCGGCATGCGCGTCGTCGCGGTCTGCACCACCCATGAGCCGGATCGGCTCAGCGACGCGGACTGGCGCGTCGCGGACCTGACTGGGGTGCGCGCCGCCACCGGCACCGGCGACCCGGCCCGGCTCACCATCGGCCTGGAGGTGCTCGATGCCGCGCAGCGGTGA
- a CDS encoding NUDIX hydrolase, producing MPTPDFILELRKSIGTAPLWLSGVTAVVLHEGHVLLNRRSDTGRWALLHGILEPGEQPGVAVVREVLEETGVTVAVERLASVLSLPPTVCANGDQVQFLDLSFVCRMVGGQARVNDDESLAVAWFPLDKLPPITETDAFLLDTALQPREKPWFLTDLADDT from the coding sequence ATGCCCACTCCCGACTTCATTCTCGAACTGCGCAAGAGCATCGGTACGGCGCCGCTGTGGCTGTCCGGCGTCACCGCGGTGGTGCTGCACGAGGGACACGTCCTGCTGAACCGCCGCTCCGACACCGGCCGGTGGGCGTTGCTGCACGGCATCCTCGAGCCCGGTGAGCAACCGGGTGTGGCCGTCGTCCGGGAGGTGCTCGAGGAGACCGGCGTGACGGTCGCCGTCGAACGGCTCGCCAGCGTCCTCTCGCTGCCACCCACCGTCTGCGCCAACGGTGACCAGGTCCAGTTCCTCGACCTGAGCTTCGTCTGCCGGATGGTCGGCGGGCAGGCCCGGGTGAACGACGACGAGTCGCTCGCCGTCGCCTGGTTCCCGCTCGACAAGCTGCCGCCGATCACCGAGACCGATGCGTTCCTGCTCGACACCGCATTGCAGCCGCGCGAGAAGCCGTGGTTCCTGACCGATCTGGCCGATGACACGTGA
- a CDS encoding alcohol dehydrogenase catalytic domain-containing protein — MNGVAYRRIDHRDGDPYLTEARTGRLTDQPARVVIAPLAVGVCRSDLRELTGTRHLRRDFGHEIVAEVRHSTLPGVLDAGQRVVLDPHPVVHRTSGFADLVEIEGTAANVTAALRPVPAGQDPMIALFTEPLACAAHCVARLDAVTAGAAGSPVAIVGAGIAGTLMAGILRARGVDVHLFNRGAPRLRFLRERDVLPGVGLHPTGRPGPARFGRVVLATAAAAEPALELAADLLTPDGLLLIYAGTEPGDRFRGLDLDDLRRREQLRTAGAGRRRIRIAGSHGATTADFATATGLLRDAGTGPALRSALHRLIDVRAALQDGPALLRDMAGRPYAGKAVLTPGPTDTNGATP; from the coding sequence ATGAACGGCGTCGCCTACCGGCGTATCGACCACCGGGACGGAGATCCGTACCTGACCGAGGCGCGCACCGGCCGGCTCACCGACCAGCCGGCCCGCGTCGTGATCGCCCCGCTGGCCGTCGGCGTCTGCCGGTCCGACCTGCGGGAGCTGACCGGCACGCGGCACCTGCGCCGCGACTTCGGCCACGAGATCGTCGCCGAGGTTCGGCACTCGACACTGCCCGGCGTGCTCGACGCGGGGCAGCGGGTCGTCCTCGACCCGCACCCGGTCGTCCACCGGACCTCCGGGTTCGCCGATCTCGTCGAGATCGAGGGGACGGCCGCGAACGTGACGGCGGCGCTGCGGCCGGTCCCGGCCGGACAGGATCCGATGATCGCCCTGTTCACCGAGCCGCTGGCCTGCGCCGCGCATTGCGTCGCCCGGCTGGACGCGGTCACCGCCGGCGCCGCCGGGTCGCCGGTGGCGATCGTCGGCGCCGGAATCGCCGGCACCCTGATGGCCGGGATCCTGCGCGCCCGAGGGGTGGACGTCCACCTGTTCAACCGCGGCGCGCCACGACTGCGGTTCCTGCGCGAGCGCGACGTCCTTCCCGGCGTCGGGCTGCACCCGACCGGCCGCCCGGGACCGGCGCGATTCGGCAGGGTCGTGCTGGCCACCGCGGCCGCGGCCGAGCCCGCCCTGGAGCTCGCCGCCGACCTGCTCACCCCGGACGGACTACTGCTGATCTATGCGGGCACCGAGCCGGGCGACCGGTTCCGCGGCCTCGACCTCGACGACCTGCGCCGCCGCGAGCAGCTGCGGACGGCGGGCGCCGGCCGGCGGCGGATCCGGATCGCCGGTTCGCACGGCGCCACGACCGCGGACTTCGCGACGGCCACCGGACTGCTCCGCGACGCGGGCACCGGCCCGGCGCTGCGGTCCGCGCTGCACCGGCTGATCGACGTCCGAGCCGCCCTGCAGGACGGCCCGGCGCTGCTGCGCGACATGGCCGGGCGCCCCTACGCCGGCAAGGCGGTGCTGACGCCCGGACCCACCGACACGAACGGAGCAACCCCATGA
- a CDS encoding GNAT family N-acetyltransferase has product MPRSGEVSESYLRFATAAMRLHYGITMSPATMAAKAELARPDGFLTIEEPHLVAAAAVFPFEMTVAPGVTLPVSGIGDIAVSPNHRRRGSLGALMREHLDSASAHGDALSVLTASEAAIYGRYGYAPVTEAVSWSTSTGGLQLTGQAADGTVEVLDDPGDGTAVPEAFAAYQRRTPGELGRGPRWWTTRWRDPAAVGAPPDGFVALHRDADGRPTGYATWSRGGAWTAYGGPAPVEVDEFVAADPGAARNLLAFFGSLDLCREVVLRNRPVLDPLRRHFADIRRMRMVDRVDKLWARVLDVPRVVRACMGRLDRPVTIAVHDPGKTTDGCYTLAPDGDRVRCEPTGHRPDLTIDVADLTACLLGAVSAAELAGAGRLAGDRDALSAVARALAAQVPPHCSTGF; this is encoded by the coding sequence ATGCCGCGCAGCGGTGAGGTCTCCGAGAGCTACCTGCGGTTCGCGACCGCCGCGATGCGCCTGCACTACGGGATCACGATGAGCCCGGCCACCATGGCGGCGAAGGCGGAGCTCGCCCGGCCGGACGGCTTCCTGACCATCGAGGAACCGCACCTGGTCGCGGCGGCGGCGGTCTTCCCGTTCGAAATGACGGTGGCTCCCGGTGTGACCCTGCCGGTCAGCGGGATCGGTGACATCGCGGTGTCCCCGAACCACCGGCGGCGCGGCTCGCTGGGCGCGCTGATGCGCGAGCACCTGGACTCCGCGAGCGCGCACGGCGACGCGCTCAGCGTGCTGACGGCAAGCGAGGCGGCCATCTATGGCAGGTACGGGTACGCCCCGGTGACCGAGGCGGTGAGCTGGTCCACGAGCACCGGCGGGCTCCAGCTGACCGGCCAGGCGGCGGACGGCACGGTGGAGGTGCTCGACGACCCGGGGGACGGCACCGCCGTACCGGAGGCGTTCGCCGCCTATCAGCGGCGGACGCCCGGCGAACTCGGCCGCGGCCCGCGCTGGTGGACGACGCGCTGGCGGGACCCGGCGGCGGTGGGCGCGCCGCCGGACGGTTTCGTGGCCCTGCACCGCGACGCCGATGGCCGCCCGACCGGGTACGCCACCTGGTCGCGGGGCGGGGCGTGGACGGCGTACGGCGGCCCGGCCCCGGTCGAGGTGGACGAGTTCGTGGCAGCGGACCCCGGCGCGGCGCGGAACCTGCTGGCCTTCTTCGGCTCGCTCGACCTGTGCCGGGAGGTCGTCCTCCGGAACCGGCCGGTGCTCGATCCGCTGCGCCGGCACTTCGCCGACATCCGGCGCATGCGGATGGTCGACCGGGTCGACAAGCTGTGGGCCCGGGTGCTCGACGTGCCACGCGTCGTGCGGGCCTGCATGGGCCGGCTCGACCGGCCGGTCACCATCGCCGTGCACGACCCGGGCAAGACCACTGACGGGTGTTACACCCTCGCACCGGACGGCGATCGGGTCCGGTGCGAGCCCACCGGCCATCGGCCGGACCTGACGATCGACGTGGCCGACCTGACCGCCTGCCTGCTCGGCGCGGTCTCCGCCGCCGAGCTGGCCGGAGCCGGCCGCCTCGCCGGCGACCGCGACGCGTTGTCGGCGGTCGCCCGGGCCCTGGCCGCTCAGGTGCCGCCGCACTGTTCCACAGGCTTCTGA
- a CDS encoding GHMP family kinase ATP-binding protein yields the protein MTVSTNTRACLAGEDLDWLGHRSVCVAVDLPTRIRLCHDDVAEDRGVSRTANAVWRFLRQRGDRVPVRRPSVTVDAEAPLASGLSSSSSLIIGLIRAFTAHLGLPISDETLLSWSFDFEYAICHGGGMDQTAIIRGDAVLTGGRDGTPPLLLGHAPFPAEWRLIVVDSALPKSTVGHLAEARRRHAAGDSGLARYVDRADHAAAAAWSAILAEDLPALVSEVDRAHEAMRDVGMSHPVLESLRDLARREAGLSLKITGAGGGGAMVGVCHASQATAAATRIRAALAARYPRAGVLIARAAPGMPLASAEAAPEPAAAG from the coding sequence TTGACCGTCTCCACGAACACCCGTGCCTGCCTGGCCGGCGAGGATCTCGACTGGCTGGGCCACCGTTCGGTATGCGTGGCAGTCGACCTGCCGACCCGGATCCGCCTGTGCCACGACGACGTCGCCGAGGACCGCGGCGTCTCACGGACGGCGAACGCCGTGTGGCGGTTCCTGCGGCAGCGCGGCGATCGGGTGCCGGTCCGTCGGCCGAGCGTCACGGTGGACGCCGAGGCGCCGCTGGCGAGCGGGCTCTCCTCGTCCTCCTCGCTGATCATCGGGCTGATCCGGGCGTTCACCGCGCACCTCGGTCTGCCGATCAGCGACGAGACCCTGCTGTCCTGGTCGTTCGACTTCGAGTACGCGATCTGTCACGGCGGCGGCATGGACCAGACCGCCATCATCCGCGGCGACGCCGTGCTGACCGGTGGCCGGGACGGCACGCCGCCGCTGCTGCTCGGGCACGCGCCCTTCCCGGCCGAGTGGCGGCTGATCGTGGTCGACTCGGCCCTGCCGAAGTCCACGGTGGGTCACCTCGCCGAGGCACGCCGCCGGCACGCCGCGGGCGACAGCGGTCTCGCGCGGTACGTCGACCGCGCGGACCACGCCGCCGCGGCGGCCTGGTCGGCCATCCTGGCCGAGGACCTCCCGGCGCTGGTGTCCGAGGTGGACCGGGCACACGAGGCGATGCGGGACGTGGGGATGTCGCACCCGGTCCTGGAGAGCCTGCGCGATCTCGCGCGCCGGGAGGCCGGGCTCAGCCTGAAGATCACCGGCGCCGGTGGCGGCGGCGCCATGGTCGGGGTGTGCCACGCCAGCCAGGCGACAGCCGCCGCGACCCGGATCCGGGCCGCCCTCGCCGCCCGATACCCGCGGGCCGGCGTCCTGATCGCCCGGGCGGCGCCGGGCATGCCGCTGGCGTCCGCGGAAGCCGCCCCCGAACCGGCCGCGGCGGGATGA
- a CDS encoding DUF6271 family protein, translated as MRKICLALPTHRACGPAIQAVAAEAVHAARTFGVHVTMLVLDSSDAATRAAHAAVIATRPAHPSVEILHLDEPRQHRFLAATSRTAGVPKPDLIDTLMLPGAVSYGACTNRAFLIAAALGCESVHRRDSDFAYQRSAGEPVHPIDQELRCLGRPAREVAGAVTEAPLDPAHHDKPVVLAGGSFIGDLSVDIDDIRRRDPRAYYDIVSLWAPENTPEPRLRRLVAESFTGAGTRSFDRDRTRLDLVDPMRVDMCNISFHRIHEQMPLPPMTEAIGSDYFLFHLVRHAQLPGVLHNRDIVNFHTPDRKAMPAFLAYHMRLAKFFLSMRYLHVIYRELERAGDTLLDERHQLRAAPVVDLVRAAVWLDHTPNVRRLDRLDTAYRGLGGRYTAAAAALAARRATLLAEVAQDFEDFALLIEAWPALVQASREAAPDLLGGC; from the coding sequence GTGCGCAAGATTTGCCTGGCCCTGCCCACCCATCGCGCCTGCGGTCCCGCCATCCAAGCCGTCGCGGCCGAGGCCGTCCATGCCGCCCGCACGTTCGGTGTGCACGTCACGATGCTCGTCCTCGACTCGTCGGACGCGGCAACCCGTGCCGCGCACGCCGCGGTGATCGCCACCCGGCCGGCGCACCCCTCGGTCGAGATCCTGCACCTGGACGAGCCGCGGCAGCATCGGTTCCTGGCGGCGACGAGTCGGACGGCGGGCGTACCGAAACCCGACCTGATCGACACGCTGATGCTGCCCGGCGCGGTCTCCTACGGCGCCTGCACCAACCGGGCGTTTCTGATCGCGGCCGCCCTCGGCTGCGAGTCGGTGCACCGGCGCGACTCCGACTTCGCCTACCAGCGGTCCGCTGGCGAGCCGGTCCATCCGATCGATCAGGAACTACGGTGCCTGGGCCGGCCGGCGCGCGAGGTGGCCGGCGCGGTGACCGAAGCCCCGCTGGACCCGGCACACCACGACAAGCCAGTGGTGCTGGCCGGCGGCTCCTTCATCGGCGACCTCTCGGTCGACATCGACGACATCAGGCGCCGGGACCCGCGGGCCTACTACGACATCGTCAGCCTGTGGGCGCCCGAGAACACCCCGGAGCCGCGATTGCGGCGGCTGGTCGCGGAGTCGTTCACCGGCGCCGGAACCCGTTCGTTCGACCGGGACCGGACCCGGCTCGACCTGGTGGACCCGATGCGGGTGGACATGTGCAACATCAGCTTCCATCGGATCCACGAGCAGATGCCCCTGCCACCGATGACCGAGGCGATCGGCAGCGACTACTTCCTGTTCCACCTCGTCCGGCACGCCCAGTTACCGGGTGTGCTGCACAACCGGGACATCGTCAACTTCCACACGCCCGACCGCAAGGCGATGCCCGCCTTCCTCGCCTATCACATGCGGCTGGCCAAGTTCTTCCTTTCGATGCGCTACCTGCACGTGATCTACCGGGAGCTGGAGCGGGCCGGCGACACGCTGCTCGACGAGCGGCACCAGCTGCGGGCCGCGCCGGTCGTCGACCTGGTCCGCGCCGCGGTATGGCTCGACCACACCCCGAACGTGCGCCGGCTGGACCGGCTCGACACCGCCTACCGCGGCCTCGGCGGCCGGTACACCGCCGCCGCCGCCGCGCTCGCCGCCCGCCGGGCCACGCTGCTCGCCGAGGTGGCCCAGGACTTCGAGGACTTCGCGCTGCTGATCGAGGCATGGCCGGCCCTCGTCCAGGCCAGCCGGGAGGCCGCGCCCGACCTGCTCGGGGGATGCTGA
- a CDS encoding MFS transporter encodes MMAWSRATVLPVMPSRGFRRLMVSVLIDTAGAGLFLPLSLLFLVEARSIPPAVAGTAITLGSLASFLMIPAGARLIQRYGPRNCLVASNLLTAAGYGLYFVADGFGAVLGAALLVMSADRLYGAAWPTALARATDGADLTRWFSFVNFLKTTCLGLGAVAATGLLALAGRSGLSVALAANAVSSVVAALVLISAEIPAPVMDERTSDRPRASVRSAIRDHPFRALVLSQTLLSFAWLIPTVAFPIYLVTVLGLPAYWPTLVVAARYAGISVLQMPLSRLTVRLTRSRIMAAAIALAGCAVALTAAISILPAAWAGGTAVLVAALLAVAELTSKPSAAAAAVQLAPSGDEGPYMAVFQLTWTVSYAVGPAIIGAGLDHPLLLWTGIGIAVLGSGLTHRYGGRRRTRNESHHLSGSHCVAD; translated from the coding sequence ATGATGGCGTGGTCCCGCGCGACGGTCCTGCCCGTCATGCCCAGTCGCGGTTTCCGGCGGCTGATGGTGTCGGTGCTCATCGACACCGCGGGGGCGGGCCTGTTCCTCCCGCTGAGCCTGCTCTTCCTCGTTGAGGCCCGGTCGATCCCGCCGGCGGTGGCCGGGACGGCGATCACCCTGGGCTCGCTGGCGTCATTCCTGATGATCCCGGCCGGGGCCCGGCTCATCCAGCGGTACGGTCCGCGTAACTGTCTGGTCGCCAGCAACCTGCTGACCGCCGCCGGCTACGGCCTGTACTTCGTCGCCGACGGGTTCGGGGCCGTGCTCGGCGCCGCGCTGCTGGTGATGAGCGCGGACCGGCTGTACGGGGCCGCCTGGCCCACCGCGCTGGCCCGGGCCACCGACGGCGCGGACCTGACCCGGTGGTTCTCCTTCGTCAACTTCCTCAAGACCACCTGTCTGGGCCTGGGCGCGGTGGCCGCCACCGGTCTGCTGGCGCTGGCCGGCCGGTCCGGTCTGTCGGTGGCGCTCGCCGCCAACGCGGTCAGCTCGGTGGTGGCGGCCCTGGTGCTGATCAGCGCCGAGATCCCGGCCCCGGTGATGGACGAGCGGACCTCGGACCGGCCCCGGGCCTCGGTCCGGTCGGCGATCCGCGATCACCCGTTCCGGGCGCTGGTGCTGTCCCAGACCCTGCTCTCCTTCGCCTGGCTGATTCCGACCGTCGCCTTCCCGATCTACCTGGTCACCGTGCTCGGCCTGCCGGCCTACTGGCCCACGCTCGTGGTGGCCGCCCGCTACGCGGGCATCTCGGTGCTCCAGATGCCGCTGAGCCGGCTGACCGTGCGGCTGACCCGGTCGCGGATCATGGCCGCCGCCATCGCCCTGGCCGGGTGCGCGGTGGCGCTGACCGCGGCGATCTCGATCCTGCCGGCCGCTTGGGCCGGTGGCACGGCGGTGCTGGTCGCCGCGCTGCTCGCCGTCGCCGAGCTGACCTCCAAGCCCAGCGCCGCGGCCGCCGCCGTCCAGCTGGCGCCGTCCGGCGATGAGGGACCGTACATGGCCGTCTTCCAGCTCACCTGGACGGTGTCGTACGCGGTGGGCCCGGCGATCATCGGCGCCGGCCTGGACCACCCCCTGCTGCTCTGGACCGGCATCGGCATCGCGGTGCTGGGCAGCGGGCTCACCCATCGCTACGGCGGCCGGCGCCGGACGCGGAACGAATCCCACCACCTCTCCGGGAGCCATTGTGTCGCTGACTGA
- a CDS encoding phytanoyl-CoA dioxygenase family protein, whose protein sequence is MSLTDGYLHRAASDRPYFSRDGETYLAETPLRDVPKKQKLRVLSEADYAFWQTYGYVVVPEAVPAAHARRLLDFAWRFQGLDPDRPQTWYPDREFSSELERDLYIYGFVEAYQHQLIWDSRQAPRVYDAFVDVWDCEELWVTLDRLNLNPPNVGNRDRALIPATGRGFDIDLHWDVDTTKPVMPQRVQGLIALHDTRPELGGFQCSPELFRRFEQWRAGQPLDRDPVRPDLDRADHPVIQPDLKAGDLLIWNGQVAHGVLPNRSADRVRAVQYLSMMPALPTHQELVRSRIRSWHDLSTPEWNPTLIGDPIRHESLRYGRAELTELGERLLGLTPWPTPARSAGRGR, encoded by the coding sequence GTGTCGCTGACTGACGGATACCTGCACCGAGCCGCCTCGGACCGGCCCTACTTCAGCCGGGACGGGGAGACCTACCTGGCCGAGACTCCACTGCGCGACGTACCGAAGAAGCAGAAGTTGCGGGTGCTGTCCGAGGCGGACTACGCGTTCTGGCAGACCTACGGCTACGTCGTCGTGCCCGAGGCTGTCCCCGCGGCACACGCGCGCCGGCTGCTCGATTTCGCCTGGCGATTCCAGGGCCTCGACCCGGACCGCCCGCAGACCTGGTACCCGGACCGGGAGTTCTCCTCGGAACTCGAGCGCGACCTGTACATCTACGGTTTCGTCGAGGCCTACCAGCACCAGCTGATCTGGGACAGCCGCCAGGCCCCGCGGGTCTACGACGCCTTCGTCGACGTGTGGGACTGCGAGGAGCTGTGGGTGACGCTCGACCGGCTCAACCTGAACCCGCCGAACGTCGGCAACCGGGACCGGGCGCTGATCCCGGCGACCGGCCGCGGGTTCGACATCGACCTGCACTGGGACGTCGACACGACCAAGCCAGTCATGCCGCAGCGGGTGCAGGGCCTGATCGCCCTGCACGACACCCGGCCCGAGCTGGGCGGTTTCCAGTGCTCGCCGGAACTGTTCCGCCGGTTCGAGCAGTGGCGCGCCGGTCAGCCGCTGGACCGCGACCCGGTCCGGCCGGACCTGGACCGGGCGGACCACCCGGTGATCCAGCCCGACCTCAAGGCAGGTGACCTGCTCATCTGGAACGGTCAGGTGGCACACGGCGTGCTGCCCAACCGATCCGCGGACCGGGTACGCGCGGTGCAGTACCTGTCGATGATGCCGGCCCTGCCCACCCACCAGGAGCTGGTCCGCTCCCGGATCCGCTCGTGGCATGACCTGAGCACCCCGGAATGGAACCCCACCCTGATCGGCGACCCGATCCGGCACGAGTCGCTGCGGTACGGCCGGGCCGAGCTCACCGAACTCGGTGAACGACTGCTCGGACTCACCCCGTGGCCGACCCCGGCCCGGTCCGCGGGACGAGGGCGGTGA
- a CDS encoding DegT/DnrJ/EryC1/StrS family aminotransferase translates to MKISKYHYAAQFPRLPQVVQMIGDLLVRGDYVLGQHVEEFEHAFAEYVGVEQAVGLNSGTDALVLALRALGIGPGDEVITVANTFHATALAITTVGARPVLVDCTADDYLMDLDQVATAVTSRTRAIIAVHLFGKALDMTALTAVAERHGLAVVEDCAQAVGARWQGRQVGSWGDIGCFSFHPSKNLAAAGDGGAVTTDRADLSAAIRTLRGLGQAGQNDHVVLGCNSKLDAIQALVLSHKLPELEGWNAGRRAVADRYRQALTGVAQVPASAGPEHVFHLYQIGVDRRDEVLADLVGAGIDAVVRYPVPIHRQPAFAELGLAGDFPHADRQATGTLCLPVRPDLTIAETDYITDQVIAAVTGRTGASR, encoded by the coding sequence ATGAAGATCTCCAAATACCACTACGCCGCCCAGTTCCCCCGGCTGCCGCAGGTCGTCCAAATGATCGGTGACCTCCTGGTCCGCGGCGACTACGTGCTCGGCCAGCACGTGGAGGAGTTCGAGCACGCCTTTGCCGAGTACGTCGGTGTCGAGCAGGCAGTCGGCCTCAACTCCGGCACCGACGCCCTGGTACTGGCCCTGCGCGCGCTCGGCATCGGACCCGGCGACGAGGTGATCACCGTCGCCAACACCTTCCACGCCACCGCGCTGGCGATCACCACGGTCGGCGCCCGGCCGGTGCTCGTCGACTGCACCGCCGACGACTACCTGATGGACCTGGACCAGGTGGCGACCGCGGTCACCAGCCGGACCAGGGCGATCATCGCGGTCCACCTGTTCGGCAAGGCGCTCGACATGACCGCGCTGACCGCCGTCGCCGAGCGCCACGGGCTGGCCGTGGTGGAGGACTGCGCCCAGGCCGTCGGTGCACGCTGGCAGGGCAGGCAGGTCGGCTCCTGGGGCGACATCGGCTGCTTCAGCTTCCACCCGTCGAAGAACCTGGCGGCGGCGGGCGACGGCGGCGCGGTCACCACCGACCGAGCCGACCTGAGCGCCGCCATCCGGACGCTGCGCGGCCTCGGGCAGGCCGGTCAGAACGACCACGTCGTGCTCGGCTGCAACTCCAAACTCGACGCGATCCAGGCCCTCGTGCTCAGCCACAAGCTGCCGGAGCTGGAGGGCTGGAACGCCGGCCGGCGCGCGGTGGCCGACCGGTACCGCCAGGCGCTGACCGGCGTCGCTCAGGTGCCCGCGTCCGCCGGGCCGGAACACGTCTTCCACCTTTACCAGATCGGTGTCGACCGGCGGGACGAGGTGCTCGCCGACCTGGTCGGCGCCGGCATCGACGCCGTGGTGCGCTACCCGGTGCCGATCCACCGGCAACCCGCGTTCGCGGAGCTGGGGCTGGCCGGCGACTTCCCGCACGCCGACCGGCAGGCGACCGGCACGCTCTGCCTGCCGGTCCGGCCGGACCTGACCATCGCGGAGACCGACTACATCACCGACCAGGTGATCGCGGCGGTCACCGGGCGGACGGGGGCCTCCCGATGA
- a CDS encoding ribulose-phosphate 3-epimerase yields MIEILPALLGADPLALGDATDSLTGAPVRYLHLDVMDGRFVTDISFGVRTVAALRRRTDLPLDVHLQVAHPEDQLDALVKAGVDLVTVHVEATAHIARVVRRLQQEGVDAGLAINPGTPLAAVEELLGQITQVTVMTSNPGTSDFLGWTLDKIRRLRALLTRHELTGVHIAADGGVTEARAKALYEAGADRLIAGSAVFQAPGGSADGVARLRKAALA; encoded by the coding sequence ATGATCGAGATCCTGCCCGCACTGCTCGGCGCCGACCCGCTGGCGCTCGGCGACGCGACCGACAGCCTCACCGGCGCGCCCGTGCGCTACCTGCACCTCGACGTGATGGACGGCCGGTTCGTCACCGACATCAGTTTCGGCGTACGGACGGTGGCCGCCCTGCGCCGGCGCACCGACCTGCCGCTCGACGTGCACCTGCAGGTCGCCCACCCGGAGGATCAGCTGGACGCGCTGGTCAAGGCCGGGGTGGACCTGGTCACCGTGCACGTGGAGGCCACCGCCCACATCGCCCGGGTGGTGCGCCGACTGCAGCAGGAGGGCGTCGATGCGGGCCTGGCGATCAACCCGGGCACCCCGCTGGCCGCCGTCGAGGAACTGCTCGGTCAGATCACCCAGGTGACCGTGATGACCAGCAACCCCGGCACCAGCGACTTCCTCGGCTGGACCCTCGACAAGATCCGCCGGCTGCGGGCGCTGCTGACCCGGCACGAGCTCACCGGCGTGCACATCGCCGCCGACGGCGGAGTCACCGAGGCGCGCGCCAAGGCGCTGTACGAGGCCGGCGCGGACCGGCTGATCGCCGGCTCCGCCGTCTTCCAGGCGCCCGGCGGATCCGCCGACGGCGTGGCACGCCTGCGGAAGGCGGCGCTCGCATGA